In a single window of the Luteolibacter yonseiensis genome:
- a CDS encoding proprotein convertase P-domain-containing protein — MKPLLLIALFVPLCTAARAAVTFTTTLNATTTIPDNDDTGTVSHMTITPDTGDVPSARQIEIITNVSVGLNFSDGWNGDLFVYLVHDSGFAILLNRIGREEGNPDGNGTSGMAVTLDDSASGNIHQPLSNSGILTGTHQPDGRNTDPDSVLASDPRTALLSSFNGLNAAGQWTLFVADLNPGDQSTLQSWTLTITAVPEPCSAALLLGACLLAVRRGRPAPHVGSEGRLG; from the coding sequence ATGAAGCCTCTTCTGCTCATCGCCCTGTTCGTTCCGCTCTGCACGGCCGCCCGTGCCGCGGTAACCTTCACCACCACGCTCAACGCCACCACGACCATTCCTGACAATGACGACACGGGCACCGTCAGCCACATGACCATCACTCCGGATACCGGAGACGTTCCCTCCGCCCGGCAAATCGAAATCATCACCAACGTCAGCGTCGGTCTCAATTTCAGCGACGGCTGGAACGGAGATCTCTTCGTCTATCTGGTCCATGACTCCGGCTTCGCGATCCTCCTCAACCGCATCGGCCGCGAGGAGGGAAACCCCGACGGCAACGGCACGTCGGGAATGGCCGTCACTCTCGACGACAGCGCGTCCGGCAACATCCACCAGCCTCTTTCCAACAGCGGCATCCTCACCGGAACCCATCAACCGGACGGTCGCAACACCGATCCCGATTCCGTCCTCGCCAGCGATCCCCGCACCGCGCTCCTTTCCAGTTTCAACGGTCTGAACGCCGCGGGCCAATGGACCCTCTTCGTGGCGGATCTCAATCCGGGCGACCAAAGCACCCTCCAAAGCTGGACCCTCACCATCACCGCCGTCCCGGAGCCATGCAGCGCCGCGCTGCTTCTCGGCGCATGCCTTCTGGCAGTCCGTCGCGGACGCCCGGCACCGCATGTCGGGAGCGAGGGTCGTCTGGGGTGA